The Alosa alosa isolate M-15738 ecotype Scorff River chromosome 3, AALO_Geno_1.1, whole genome shotgun sequence nucleotide sequence GGTTGGGAAGGTTGGCTTATGATCTGAGCCTATTGCACTTGTGTGCATGCTGACAAATCAATGGGGCCTGTCAATACAGGGAAAAGATGCAAAGCACAAGAccataatagtaggctacatgcaattaggaaaaaacaacacaatCTAGGTCATAGGCTTTttagtcaaaataactgattgaTGAGCTGTAACGCAACAAAGTTTTGCATTAGTCCAGATTGTTTGCTGACCATGTAAACGTTAGCTGTGTAGGACTAGAGCATGGCTACATATTTTAACATAACAAACTACTTACCTGGCAGGCTCAGTTCAACGCTGATTTGTTTCCAAGCGTTATTGGTTCTGGTTCTCTCTCTGTAGTGTTCCATGCGCATGTTCCATACCACGGGGTGGCGAAAAACCGACATAATGAGCCTCTCGTTCATCATAGTTATTTGCTGTTTCGAAATTCTAATTAGTGTGCCTTGTTTCCATACAGCTGTGTGCGTTTGCGAAAACGCCGTTACCCACGCATTGCTACAGGAGCCTCCGTGATCTCCGTGTACTTGCGAAATTCTCTTTTCCGGTGTTGTGCTGTCCGGAATATGCCTCCGGAAGCTACCAATCTCTCAGTAAAATAATGCACTTCTTTGCGTTGAACACTAGAGGGCATATTGCCTATGATTCAAACGGATTTACGGACATGAACATGAAGTCTGCAGACAGGGAAATTGTGTTTGCACACAATCCAATCAAAAATTGTCATGGTCACATAGGCCAGTCCCATATCTTTCACTGGACTTGATGTTATACACATTGTATTGCACTGTTGTTGTTGGCTACTATGAAATGGTATCTTCTTAACACTCGCAATGAAACAGAGGACAATTAAGCTGACAGTGACTTCATCCATCTCCTGAATGTTATATCTCTCAGGCCAACACACTTCAGATAAATCAATTGATGCATTTATCAAGTGTTTGAATTTTCAAATAGAGAGGGCACATGGTTGGTTATGGTAGCCTGTTGGGCAGAGAATGTTGTCAAACGTGATTTACAGTAGCTATGAACACTACCCTAATAGTTTAAAATAAATTTGGAAAAATCCTGCAATAAGCGtagtaataacaacaatacattGGCTATCAACAGTGAAGAGATGGAACCTTGGAATAGGCATACACCATGGTTCTAAACGGACGTTTTTCGTTGAAACACCACACGTTTATCACTGACTGACATTGGTCAATGTTTTGTTTCTAAGTGAAGCACCGCAATAGTATGTAGGGctaaatacagaaaatacactGTGGCTACCGGTAGCTAAGGACGATGTTCCTGTGGCAACCCAGGTTGTTGCTTCATTACCGGATTCAGCAGCAGCTGACCTGCCGTTGCGTCCACAGCCTGGCTTCATTCCAGCAGGTCAGCCGGCTACCGGAGAGGAAATGGCGAGGTGTCGTGTTCCCCTTCAGTTCGCTGGAAGGCCATCTGGACCGCAGCGTGGACCGGGGAGACTTCCAGCTCTTCCACCCCAGCGAGGAGGACCTCCAGCGGGCAGAGCGACTCTTCACACCCTCTGCTAAGCATGTCATCCTCTATACTTCCTCCGCTGTCCGAATGGACCACGTACCTGAAATACAGcagccagaggtgtgtgtgtgtgtgtgtgtgtgtgtgtgtgtgtgtgtgtgtgtgtgtgtgtagtgacttGAATAGCATGGGGAATGTGTCTTATGATAAGTTGATAACAAATTGTGGGAGTGTGAGTTCGAGTTCCATTTAGCATGGCAGTGTTAATATTGGGAAGTGGGCTCGTTGATGGCAACACTAAGAATTCCTCTTCAATcagtgcttgtgtgcgtgtgtgtacaggtgtgtttCATTGGCCGGAGTAATGTTGGGAAGTCATCGCTCATCAGATCGCTCTTCTCTCTGGCTCCAGAGGTGGAGGTCAGGGTCTCCAAAACGCCGGTGAGACCCAAAGCCACAGCTCACACAACCCAGACTGTATGCTGTTCTCATTTAATGTACATTTCAACAgatgtcatctctctctctctctctctctctctctctctctctctctctctctctctctctctctctcgtaattcaattcaattcaagaaagctttattggcatgaacgtttcAATAACATTATTGCCACAGCTCAATtgtacacaaacatataaataaattgatGTTTAACAGAACTGTAaattaagtctctctctctttctttctctctctctctctctctctctctctctctctccctgccaggGTCACACTAAGAAGATGAACTTCTTCCGAGTGGGCCAGGCCTTTTCTCTGGTGGACATGCCCGGGTACGGCCATAAGGCTCCCAGAGATTTCGTTGACATGGTGGAGCCTTACCTGCAAGCCCGGGAGAAGTATATACATTTCATGACctgttctagtgtgtgtgtgtgtgtgactaagatAGAGACATGTGAGggagatgattgtgtgtgtgtgtgtgtgtgtgtgttgtcctaaTGTTTTGTTTGTACTGTTTTTGTCTGTATCAGTCTGGTGCGGACGTTCCTATTGGTGGATGGCTCTGTGGGGCCTCAGAGAGCCGACCTGGTTGCCGTGGAGATGTGTGAGGAGTTTGGCCTGCCCTATGTGGTCAGTGAcgtctctgcctgtctgtctgtctgcctgcctgtctgacataatcctaacagctgttttgagtcaaggctatatgcttagcctattgaataacttgatgatagagaaaacaaaccattttgtggagtgatgcatcatatgaaatttgcaacggtgtgactcaaaaacagtctctggtggcctataagtgacatcacactctgtctgccactcgttgcttgtcgctggttatgctttgcatgtgtggcattctgagacattctttaattcgggaccattatcgctcgtttcaatttaggaccttgctgttggaattgtcgtttgcttattcaaagtctaaagacagtccaaagtagcctgggctattcgaagtgtccgattattgcacatcattttttacgtcattttgaagagcctgcatacctgtgtgtgctggcgtgttgttgcaaaatccgcggagTTCACtctattgttgaggtcagacatgttaagtttttacccgtgtaacctacactgatccagctctgccaaagccctgcttctatcctcactggtagcttacagtacagtgctgtgtgggaggggaggggctagcggcgaaagccaatgtgcttcttttaccgatatttaacgatatcttttgcatttcttattcaaacaacgtcaaatttggcactgcacttactcatgcccatagcaagacacctgccaagtttgaaatcagtctgacaaatGGTCAGGGAGATATgcatgccacagacacacagacatccggacacacagacgcttcttgctttatagatagatgttTGGAATATGAGTGCTTCTCCTGCAGTTCATGGGAATTCCAGTAGGTGTCAGTAGAACACCTGCTGTAGACCCTTTGGTGTAGAATTTTCTGGGTTGATGTTGTCTTGAAGATTTGTTGAAACAGCAAATGAACAAGAGCTGAACCATTTACCACTCCCATTCTACACTGTCCCTCAGCGTGTCCTTATTGTGTCCTTATTTAACTCTCCCATTCTACACTGTCCCTCAGTGtgtccttttctctctatcttttgtGATAGTGGGCTTTCTctggtgtgtgttgatggtgaGTTGGAGTGTTTGAATAAATAGCtaactatctctctccctctctctctctctctctctctgtgtagatGGTGATGACTAAAATAGACAAGGTCCGGCCTGGCATCCTCCTCCCACACTTGCTGCAGGTCCAGAACCTTATCAAGACCCAGACCAAATACTGCTTTGCCCAGCCCTTTTTAGtcaggtaaaacacacacacacacacacacacacacacacacacacacactcacacctgccACAGGGCcagtggccggttgcacaagtttttttcccttaaggatgacccttaaggcttaatttctcctcagtaagggatttccttaagggtgttgcacagaataccttaaatggTTTCCTTAGTCAAGGAAAAACATTAAGGGAtttactgcattgaaagggatttactgcattgaaagggattttccggcacgaaaattctatagtttccacagagattgttcaacagctgtagatTCCTAGCTGTCGTTGCCGCGATGCCGTTAgttaacccaccgaacacagtaaagcttatgatcttatcattcatcttaccttaataatattcacagaaattatccaggtagcgagtaaagcatgttatatacatgaactgaacaatacTAGCTGGCAAGTTAGAGTTGATCCTGAccgtcatcagtgcaccaaaaacAGACATTGTTTTGTTAACGTTTTGTCTAGAAAACTGAACCGAAGCTCATAGGCTAACAAGGCATCCACATGAATTGTTAATGTTTGCCTACGTTAAaaaccacacaaaaacaatatggcatgtttctgataggcctatttgacagagtaagcatattaagtataagtataagtgtatatacttttttgatcctgtgagggaaatttggtctctgcatttaacccaatcggtgaattagtgaaacacaaacagcacacagtgtacacacagtgaggtgaagcacacactaatccggcaagagtgagctgcctgctacaacagcggtgctcggggagcagtgaggggttaggtgccttgctcaagggcacttcagccgcggcccactggtcggggctcgaaccggcaaccctctggttacaagtccagagtgctaaccagtggcccacggctgccctaataACGGAGAGGTTTTATTTAAAATTGTCAAAAGTGGTTAATATACTTCATTTATCAGCACCAATTCAGTTAATAATGGTTAAGGTAGAGTCAGGTAGAGTCCCTTAGGTTTTTCCCCTTAGTTAGACTAGTAAGGTcatttgtgcaacagtttaagGGATTTCTTACAAGATAAGGACAAAACCTTAAATACTTAGGGGAAAATGTTAAGGAAACCTAAAGGAGAAAACTTAAGGGTGTTTGTGCAACCGATTTTATTTTAAGGGACCCTTAAATTAGATTTTAagggaaaaacttaaggtgctttgtgcaactgggagagagagagagagagagagagagagatcgatcGATCAGCTTTATGTGTAAATGAAGTGTGTAGAAACGTTGGCGTTGGCAGTAATTTCCCCATCACCATTTAGTATAGCAGTATGATAGGGAAGCATACTCAGTAGTGTTTAGTGCAGTATGATAGGAAAGCATACTCAGTAGTTAATGCAGTATAATAGGGTAGCATACTCAGTAGTGTTTAGTGCAGTAGGGTAGGGAAGCATACTCAGTAGTGTTTAGTGCAGTATGATAGGAAAGCATACTCAGTAGTTAATGCAGTATAATAGGGTAGCATACTCAGTAGTGTTTAGTGCAGTAGGGTAGGGAAGCATACTCAGTAGTGTTTAGTGCAGTAGGGTAGGGAAGCATACTCAGTAGTGTTTAGTATTGCAGTAGGATAGGGAAGCATACTCAGTAGTGTTAAGTATTGCAGTAGGATAGGGAAGCATTAGTATTGCAGTAGGATAGGAAGCATACTCCAGTAGTGTTGGCATTGCAGTAGGGGATAAGGGAAGCATACTCAGTAGTGTTTAGTGCAGTATGATAGGAAAGCATACTCAGTAGTTAATGCAGCATACTCAGCATACCCGCAGTGTTTAGTGCAGTAGGGTAGGGAAGCATACTCAGTAGTGTTTAGCAGCATGATAGGAAAGCATACCAGTAGTTAATGCAGTATAACAGGGCAGCACACCAGTAGTGTTTAGCGCAGTAGGGTAGGGAAGCATACCAGTAGTGTTTAGTGCAGTAGGGTAGGGAAGCATACTCAGTAGTGTTTAGTATTGCAGTAGGATAGGGAAGCATACTCAGTAGTGTTAAGTATTGCAGTAGGATAGGGAAGCATACTGAGTAGTGTTTAGTATTGCAGTAGGGTAGGGAtcccagcaaccctccggttacaagtcagaagcgctaaccagtaggccacggctgccccctaaatACTCAGTAGTGTTTAGTGCAGTAGGATAGGGAAGCATACTCAATAGTGTAGCGGTATGGTACTCAATAGTAAAGCGGTATgataaggtcaaaggtcagtaTGCATGTAGCATTCTCAACTTGTCCCTCTTTTCCTGTtggatatcacacacacacacacacacacacacacactcagaaatacacacaggacacacacctaaacacaaaTTCAGACAGAGGTCACAGTGCTATCAATGCgtagataagataagataagatagagttaacacacactgacactcacacacacacacacacacgcacacccgaGTGACCTTGgaatagtgtgtgtgcacattcttGCTGGGCTGGCCCCACCAGGAGCCCATTTTCTCAAGACTGCACTACTGAGCATGATAATGCAGATAACACACGTACCAAGGAGCTACTTtactgtctacacacacacacacacacacacacacacacacacacacgtaccaagGAGCTACTTCACtgtctacgcacacacacacacctaccaaggAGCTACTTcactgtctacacacacacacacacacacacgcataccaaGGAGCTACTTca carries:
- the gtpbp8 gene encoding GTP-binding protein 8 gives rise to the protein MFLWQPRLLLHYRIQQQLTCRCVHSLASFQQVSRLPERKWRGVVFPFSSLEGHLDRSVDRGDFQLFHPSEEDLQRAERLFTPSAKHVILYTSSAVRMDHVPEIQQPEVCFIGRSNVGKSSLIRSLFSLAPEVEVRVSKTPGHTKKMNFFRVGQAFSLVDMPGYGHKAPRDFVDMVEPYLQARENLVRTFLLVDGSVGPQRADLVAVEMCEEFGLPYVMVMTKIDKVRPGILLPHLLQVQNLIKTQTKYCFAQPFLVSSTQFSGVHLLRCFITHVTGNLQMDSTTS